In Sporichthyaceae bacterium, one genomic interval encodes:
- the mce gene encoding methylmalonyl-CoA epimerase: protein MINRIDHVGIAVRDLDAAIAFYGRTFGMTVVHEEVNEEQGVREAMLAVGTSGSCIQLLAPLSPDSTIGKFLDKNGEGIQQVAYGVDDIDATSAHLRDVGVRLLYDAPKRGTANSRINFVHPKDAGGVLIELVEAAADPHSH, encoded by the coding sequence ATGATCAACCGCATCGATCACGTCGGGATCGCGGTGCGTGATCTCGACGCAGCGATCGCGTTCTACGGGCGCACGTTCGGCATGACCGTGGTCCACGAGGAGGTCAACGAGGAGCAGGGCGTCCGAGAGGCGATGCTCGCCGTCGGCACCTCGGGCTCCTGCATCCAACTGCTCGCGCCGCTGTCGCCGGACTCCACGATCGGCAAGTTCCTCGACAAGAACGGCGAGGGCATCCAGCAGGTCGCCTACGGCGTGGACGACATCGACGCGACCTCGGCGCACCTGCGCGACGTCGGCGTGCGGCTGCTCTACGACGCCCCGAAGCGCGGCACCGCGAATTCGCGGATCAACTTCGTGCACCCCAAGGACGCCGGCGGTGTGCTCATCGAACTCGTCGAGGCTGCGGCGGACCCGCACTCACACTGA